The Coleofasciculaceae cyanobacterium genome includes a window with the following:
- a CDS encoding ion transporter — MPPELAAQEISLKNLSLRAKIAFYLEDTNTNIGLWSNLSIFGLILLSSAIFVVQTYPIGKQFEAGLEIVDSVILIIFAVEYLLRLWSTKNPKKFFFSLFGVIDLIAVLPLLIGWTDIRFIRVFRWFRILRVVRFWQLENQILGFKTKESMISVRIFLTLFTLIFVYSGLIYQVEHQINSDRLVSFFDAFYFVVVTMTTVGYGDVTPLSQAGKLMTVLMIFTGVLFIPWQLSELIGQVVKSNNYVEQKCLGCELSHHEPDALFCKRCGTKLDRDRA; from the coding sequence GTGCCACCAGAATTAGCTGCCCAAGAAATATCGCTGAAAAATTTATCGCTCAGAGCCAAAATTGCTTTTTATTTGGAAGATACCAATACCAATATTGGTTTATGGTCTAATCTCAGCATATTCGGTTTAATCTTGCTGTCTTCGGCTATTTTCGTAGTCCAAACCTATCCCATCGGTAAGCAGTTTGAGGCTGGTTTAGAAATTGTCGATTCGGTAATTTTAATTATTTTCGCCGTTGAGTATTTATTGCGTCTTTGGTCAACTAAAAACCCAAAAAAGTTTTTCTTTAGTCTGTTTGGTGTAATCGATTTGATTGCTGTTTTACCTTTACTGATAGGTTGGACAGATATTCGCTTTATTCGAGTCTTCCGCTGGTTTCGGATTTTACGAGTTGTTAGATTTTGGCAGCTCGAAAATCAGATTTTGGGCTTCAAGACCAAAGAGAGTATGATATCTGTGCGAATTTTCCTCACCCTATTTACCTTAATTTTTGTCTACTCAGGACTAATTTATCAGGTAGAGCATCAAATAAATAGCGATCGCTTGGTCAGCTTTTTTGATGCTTTCTATTTCGTGGTTGTAACCATGACTACCGTTGGCTATGGCGACGTTACGCCTTTATCTCAGGCTGGTAAATTGATGACGGTGTTGATGATTTTTACAGGCGTATTATTTATTCCCTGGCAGCTAAGCGAATTAATTGGTCAAGTAGTTAAATCAAACAATTATGTCGAACAAAAATGCCTTGGCTGTGAACTATCTCATCATGAACCTGATGCTTTGTTTTGCAAACGCTGCGGCACAAAATTAGACCGCGATCGAGCATAA
- a CDS encoding HAD-IIB family hydrolase has translation MNQTSLKSINNYHWQNIRLIATDMDGTLTQTEKFDSKLFQILTKLSTAGIDVLITTGRSAGWVQAIATYLPVVGAIAENGGLFYWNHDPQPNLISKGNIEEHRQQLSRVFQILKTKFPQIKESPDNRFRLTDWTFEVENLNLTELEQIERVCQAEGYGFTYSTIQCHIKPTYQDKAYGLNQVIEQYFRDLKPTEILTIGDSPNDESLFNQKEFPVSAGVANVLRYREQLKYLPAYVTNKPEGEGFCELAELIIRHRQ, from the coding sequence ATGAATCAAACATCTCTCAAATCAATCAATAACTATCATTGGCAAAATATCCGTCTAATCGCCACAGACATGGATGGTACCTTAACCCAAACTGAGAAGTTTGACTCTAAGTTATTTCAGATATTAACTAAATTGTCGACTGCGGGAATAGATGTATTAATTACTACAGGGCGTTCAGCAGGATGGGTGCAAGCGATCGCAACTTATTTACCTGTAGTGGGAGCGATCGCCGAAAATGGCGGTTTATTCTATTGGAATCACGATCCTCAGCCGAACTTGATTAGCAAAGGAAATATTGAAGAACACCGCCAGCAGCTAAGCCGAGTATTCCAGATACTCAAAACTAAGTTTCCCCAGATAAAAGAGTCGCCAGATAATCGATTTCGCCTAACCGACTGGACATTTGAAGTAGAAAATTTGAATTTAACTGAATTAGAACAAATCGAGCGTGTTTGTCAGGCTGAAGGCTATGGTTTTACCTACAGTACGATACAGTGTCACATCAAACCAACGTATCAAGACAAAGCTTATGGTTTAAACCAAGTTATCGAGCAATATTTTCGCGATCTAAAACCAACAGAAATATTGACTATCGGTGATAGTCCTAATGATGAATCTCTGTTTAATCAAAAAGAATTTCCTGTTTCAGCGGGAGTAGCTAATGTATTAAGGTATCGAGAGCAATTAAAATATTTGCCTGCCTATGTAACCAACAAACCTGAGGGAGAAGGATTTTGTGAACTAGCAGAACTAATTATCAGACATCGCCAATAA
- a CDS encoding type II toxin-antitoxin system PemK/MazF family toxin → MPNYSKNNVILVRYPFSDLSNSKIRPAIIVNVKHPSQDVLIVPLTSKTNSLLPGEFVLADWQAAGLNVSSALKRGIYTIEKNLIIKIIGKLQKSDAQKLDKSLKGWLGL, encoded by the coding sequence ATGCCGAACTACTCGAAGAATAATGTTATTTTAGTTCGCTATCCTTTTTCTGATTTATCTAATTCTAAGATTAGACCAGCGATTATAGTAAATGTGAAACATCCCTCTCAAGATGTTCTAATAGTTCCCCTCACCAGCAAAACTAATTCATTGCTGCCAGGAGAATTTGTTTTAGCTGATTGGCAAGCAGCAGGATTAAATGTTTCCAGCGCATTAAAAAGAGGCATTTATACAATTGAGAAAAACCTAATCATTAAAATTATTGGTAAACTGCAAAAATCTGATGCTCAAAAGTTAGATAAGTCTCTCAAGGGTTGGTTAGGTTTATAA
- the pntA gene encoding Re/Si-specific NAD(P)(+) transhydrogenase subunit alpha, translated as MTATVDRQTQDSQQSEGRKESPRKIGIPKEIYPNECRVAATPNTVKKLQKLGFEILVESNAGAAANFTNHSYQEADCKIVDNTASLWSEADIILKVRAPEDSEIEEMPEGKTIISFIWPAQNEELLNKLASRNATVLAMDAVPRISRAQKMDALSSMANIAGYRAVIEAANNFGRFFTGQITAAGKVPPAKVMVIGAGVAGLAAIGAARSLGAIVRAFDTRPVVKEQVESLGAEFLELEFEEDGSGAGGYAKTMSKEFIDAEMALFREQAKEVDIIITTALIPGRPAPKLILTDMVEMMKEGSVVVDLAAEQGGNCEVTKPNEIYKYNGVTIIGLTDLPSRMAAQSSQLYGTNLWHLLKDMGGAEDYKVDYEDQVVRGALIVHEGKVTWPPPKIENPTPTPPPTAKAVITPVTQKEQKSSSGVVWVILAGLALLGIGIGAPTSFLSHFTVFVLACFIGYQVIWNVSPALHTPLMSVTNAISGIIILGGMLQISGEITSPSVILGAIAILVGTINISGGFLVTQRMLKMFQK; from the coding sequence ATGACCGCAACCGTCGATAGACAAACGCAGGACAGCCAACAGTCAGAAGGACGTAAAGAAAGTCCGCGTAAAATTGGCATTCCTAAAGAAATATACCCTAATGAATGTCGTGTCGCAGCAACTCCCAACACGGTTAAAAAACTACAAAAATTAGGCTTTGAAATTCTGGTCGAGAGCAATGCTGGCGCAGCAGCTAACTTTACTAACCATTCTTACCAAGAAGCAGATTGTAAAATTGTTGACAATACCGCCTCACTTTGGTCGGAAGCTGACATTATCCTCAAGGTACGCGCTCCTGAAGATTCAGAAATTGAGGAGATGCCCGAAGGTAAAACTATTATCAGCTTTATCTGGCCAGCGCAAAATGAAGAATTATTAAACAAGTTAGCATCTCGCAATGCTACAGTTTTGGCAATGGATGCAGTGCCTAGAATTAGTCGCGCTCAGAAGATGGATGCCTTATCTTCAATGGCTAACATTGCGGGCTATCGGGCAGTTATCGAAGCAGCAAATAACTTTGGTCGTTTCTTTACTGGACAGATTACCGCAGCGGGTAAAGTACCTCCTGCGAAAGTAATGGTAATTGGTGCTGGTGTTGCAGGTTTAGCAGCGATCGGTGCAGCTAGAAGCCTTGGTGCAATTGTGAGGGCTTTTGATACTCGCCCTGTGGTTAAAGAACAGGTAGAAAGTCTGGGTGCAGAATTCCTGGAACTAGAGTTTGAAGAAGACGGTAGTGGTGCTGGTGGTTATGCCAAAACCATGAGTAAAGAGTTCATCGATGCAGAGATGGCATTGTTTAGAGAACAGGCCAAAGAAGTCGATATTATTATTACTACTGCATTGATTCCAGGAAGACCAGCACCTAAACTCATTTTGACCGACATGGTAGAAATGATGAAGGAAGGTTCGGTGGTAGTAGATTTAGCTGCCGAACAAGGTGGTAACTGTGAAGTAACTAAGCCTAACGAGATCTACAAATACAATGGCGTTACCATTATCGGCTTAACTGACTTACCTAGCCGTATGGCAGCGCAGTCAAGTCAGCTATATGGTACAAACTTATGGCACTTGCTCAAAGATATGGGTGGGGCGGAAGATTATAAAGTAGATTATGAAGACCAAGTAGTTCGCGGTGCGCTAATTGTCCATGAAGGAAAAGTAACTTGGCCCCCACCCAAGATTGAAAATCCTACTCCTACTCCTCCTCCCACGGCAAAAGCGGTAATAACCCCTGTTACTCAGAAAGAGCAAAAATCTAGTAGCGGTGTTGTTTGGGTAATCTTAGCTGGTTTAGCTTTACTCGGAATTGGTATCGGTGCGCCGACTTCTTTCTTATCTCACTTTACTGTCTTTGTCTTAGCCTGCTTTATTGGCTATCAGGTGATTTGGAACGTTTCCCCAGCACTACATACTCCCTTAATGAGCGTGACCAATGCCATTAGCGGAATCATAATTTTGGGTGGTATGTTGCAGATCTCTGGAGAAATAACTTCACCCTCTGTAATTCTAGGCGCGATCGCCATTTTGGTCGGAACAATCAACATTTCTGGTGGCTTCCTCGTTACCCAACGGATGTTGAAAATGTTCCAGAAATAA
- a CDS encoding ribonuclease D — protein sequence MVLDNVQVCDEDLDVATLARYLSAEAIAIDTETMGLALGRDRLCLVQLCDSQGFITAVRIAKGQTEAPNLEKLLTSWDVVKVFHYARFDVAQFNVTFGIETAPIFCTKIASKLARTYTSNHGLKNLVAELTGVELDKRAQSSDWGDADNLSREQYDYAANDVRYLLNVKDKLTMMLRREGREQLAQQCFQAIPVFVALDILQFPNIFEHH from the coding sequence ATGGTTTTAGACAACGTTCAAGTTTGTGATGAAGACTTAGACGTGGCTACTTTAGCTCGTTATCTGTCTGCTGAGGCGATCGCTATAGACACAGAAACGATGGGTTTAGCTCTCGGGCGCGATCGCTTATGTTTAGTACAGTTATGTGACTCTCAGGGTTTTATTACCGCAGTTCGGATCGCTAAAGGACAAACAGAAGCACCCAACTTAGAGAAATTGCTAACGTCTTGGGACGTTGTCAAAGTTTTTCATTATGCTCGTTTTGATGTGGCGCAGTTTAATGTAACATTTGGGATCGAAACCGCACCAATTTTTTGCACCAAAATCGCCAGCAAACTAGCTCGTACTTATACTTCTAATCACGGGTTAAAAAATTTAGTCGCAGAACTAACAGGGGTAGAGTTAGATAAACGCGCTCAAAGTTCTGATTGGGGAGATGCGGATAATTTGTCTCGAGAGCAGTATGATTATGCTGCTAACGATGTTCGTTACTTGCTGAATGTCAAGGACAAATTAACCATGATGCTGAGAAGAGAAGGACGAGAACAACTGGCGCAACAGTGTTTTCAGGCAATACCCGTATTTGTTGCTTTAGACATACTGCAATTTCCAAATATTTTTGAACATCACTAA
- a CDS encoding L-dopachrome tautomerase-related protein: protein MIDYRSYLIRRIQSFWAYLVSVAIIAVLLSSIHHPVAAQIDELEIVAEFPAEHPPGNIAITPEGRLIMSQHQFYGAPLRVVEVLDESVVPFPDRAWSSQPNQNGVGLNTVLGLRSDREGVVWMLDNSSGEGQSGKIVGWDTENEQLYQIIYLPQPIIADNSFLNDLAVDLDHNAIYVTDTASGNNSALIVVDLNTGFSRRVLEGDISTRPEDIPLIINERVINMQGKPAKVGANPITVDPNNEWVYYAPMSGRSLYRISTEDLLDESLSRSQLASRVERYGDKPICDGITVDNAGNVYITSITDNAIGVVDRTGAYRTLYQDDKLLNWTDGMAFSPDDYVYVTVSQLQNSPPLNNGENDFQPPFYLVRFPALASGAVGR from the coding sequence ATGATCGACTATAGAAGTTATTTAATTCGACGCATACAGAGTTTCTGGGCTTATTTAGTGTCTGTGGCGATTATTGCTGTTTTATTATCTTCTATTCATCATCCTGTAGCTGCCCAAATCGATGAACTTGAGATTGTGGCTGAATTTCCAGCTGAACATCCCCCAGGTAATATTGCCATCACACCAGAAGGCAGATTAATTATGAGTCAGCATCAATTTTATGGTGCGCCTTTACGGGTAGTAGAAGTACTAGATGAAAGTGTTGTACCTTTTCCCGATCGAGCCTGGAGTAGTCAGCCTAATCAAAACGGAGTTGGTCTAAATACAGTTTTGGGACTTCGTTCAGATCGAGAGGGTGTAGTCTGGATGCTCGATAACAGTTCAGGAGAAGGACAATCAGGTAAGATTGTCGGCTGGGATACGGAAAATGAGCAACTGTATCAGATTATCTATCTACCACAGCCAATCATTGCCGACAATTCATTTTTGAACGATTTAGCTGTGGATCTTGACCACAATGCGATTTATGTTACCGATACTGCTAGCGGCAATAATTCTGCCTTAATCGTAGTCGATCTCAATACAGGATTCTCTCGTCGGGTATTAGAAGGGGACATCTCAACTCGTCCCGAAGATATTCCCCTGATAATTAACGAACGTGTAATCAATATGCAAGGAAAACCTGCCAAAGTCGGTGCCAACCCGATTACCGTCGATCCAAACAATGAATGGGTTTACTATGCACCCATGAGTGGCAGATCTTTATATCGTATTTCTACTGAAGATTTATTAGATGAATCTCTTTCTCGATCGCAACTGGCTAGCAGAGTTGAACGCTATGGCGACAAGCCAATTTGCGATGGTATTACCGTAGATAATGCAGGTAATGTCTATATTACTTCCATTACCGATAATGCGATCGGCGTTGTCGATCGCACTGGTGCATATCGAACTCTTTATCAAGATGACAAGTTACTAAACTGGACTGATGGCATGGCGTTTAGTCCCGATGATTATGTTTATGTTACTGTCAGTCAATTACAAAATTCTCCACCGTTAAATAACGGAGAAAATGATTTTCAACCGCCTTTTTATCTAGTTAGATTCCCTGCTTTGGCTTCAGGTGCAGTAGGAAGATAA
- a CDS encoding prephenate/arogenate dehydrogenase has translation MKIGIVGLGSIGGSLGLDLRSQGHQIIGISRQSITCETALSRGIADRASTSMNLLQDTELVIVCTPIAAIAATIKQIIPHLNCEAIVTDVGSVKQPIVKECSPLWSNFIGGHPMAGTAESGIDAALPNLFTGAAYVFTPTEQTKPENLAKLKAIALELNARPYICDARVHDRAVSWISHLPVMVSASLIEACLQETPDTLHLAKILASSGFRDTSRVGGGNPELGMMMAKYNRLELLRSLHQYRDNLDCIIALIEQENWQDLTAILQTTARARADFLN, from the coding sequence ATGAAAATCGGTATTGTTGGTTTAGGTTCGATCGGTGGTTCTTTGGGTTTAGATTTACGCTCACAAGGACATCAAATTATTGGCATATCTCGTCAATCTATTACCTGTGAAACTGCCTTATCTAGAGGTATTGCCGATCGCGCCAGTACCTCAATGAATTTACTTCAAGACACGGAATTAGTCATTGTCTGTACACCGATCGCGGCGATCGCCGCGACGATTAAACAAATCATCCCTCACCTCAATTGTGAGGCGATCGTCACCGATGTCGGTTCAGTAAAACAGCCGATTGTCAAAGAGTGTAGCCCGTTATGGTCTAACTTTATTGGTGGACACCCCATGGCAGGTACAGCCGAAAGTGGTATTGATGCAGCACTACCTAATTTATTTACTGGGGCAGCTTATGTTTTTACGCCGACAGAACAAACCAAACCAGAGAATTTAGCCAAACTAAAAGCGATCGCGCTAGAGTTAAATGCCAGACCGTACATTTGTGATGCTAGAGTTCACGATCGCGCCGTTAGCTGGATATCTCATCTACCCGTAATGGTAAGCGCCAGTTTGATCGAAGCCTGTCTACAAGAAACACCCGATACATTACACTTAGCCAAAATATTAGCTAGTTCTGGCTTTCGGGATACGAGTCGGGTAGGCGGAGGAAATCCAGAATTAGGCATGATGATGGCAAAATATAATCGATTAGAACTATTGCGATCGCTTCATCAGTATCGAGATAATTTAGATTGTATAATTGCTTTAATTGAGCAAGAAAATTGGCAAGATTTAACAGCAATATTGCAGACCACAGCTCGAGCTAGAGCGGATTTTTTAAATTAG
- the pntB gene encoding Re/Si-specific NAD(P)(+) transhydrogenase subunit beta, translating into MTNNLVAVAYIAASAFFILSLGGLSNQETARRGNLFGIIGMAIAFAATALSAQVNGYGVLIAAIVPGAIIGSVLAARVAMTSMPELVAILHSFVGLAAVLVGFATYLQPENTLTGVEATIHELEIYIGIFIGAVTFAGSVVAFGKLNGSFGSKPLMLPARHLINIALLVGSVVLGVQFMQPADGLQPLLIMTGLACVLGFLLVMGIGGADMPVVISMLNSYSGWAAAAAGFMLSNDVLIVTGALVGSSGAILSYIMCEAMNRSFISVILGGFGEGSSGAAPAGEAKPMGEATATNVEEVAELLNDAKSVVIVPGYGMAVAQAQHSVSDITKILRKQGKEVRFGIHPVAGRMPGHMNVLLAEANVPYDIVLEMDEINDDLSNTDVVLVIGANDTVNPSALDDPASPIAGMPVVEVWKAQNVVVMKRSLGIGYAGVDNPLFYMDNNQMLFGDAKQNVSALLNELSKSEKELVAA; encoded by the coding sequence ATGACAAATAATCTTGTGGCGGTTGCTTATATTGCAGCCAGTGCCTTCTTTATCCTCAGCCTGGGGGGATTATCCAACCAGGAAACAGCCCGTCGGGGTAACTTGTTCGGAATTATTGGCATGGCGATCGCCTTTGCCGCTACTGCCCTCAGCGCCCAGGTCAACGGTTACGGAGTTTTGATTGCGGCGATCGTTCCTGGGGCTATTATTGGCTCAGTTCTCGCTGCTAGAGTCGCGATGACCTCTATGCCCGAACTTGTAGCGATTCTGCATAGTTTTGTCGGTTTAGCTGCGGTATTAGTTGGTTTTGCCACCTACCTTCAGCCTGAAAATACTTTGACTGGTGTAGAAGCTACCATTCATGAACTAGAAATCTATATTGGTATCTTTATTGGTGCGGTTACCTTTGCGGGTTCTGTAGTAGCCTTCGGTAAATTGAACGGTTCTTTTGGTAGCAAACCACTTATGTTGCCTGCCCGACACCTAATAAATATTGCTTTATTAGTTGGTTCGGTAGTTCTTGGCGTACAGTTCATGCAACCAGCCGACGGCTTGCAGCCTCTGTTAATTATGACTGGATTGGCTTGTGTACTAGGTTTTCTTCTAGTCATGGGTATCGGTGGCGCAGATATGCCTGTGGTTATCTCTATGCTTAATAGCTACTCAGGTTGGGCTGCTGCTGCTGCTGGCTTTATGCTTTCCAATGACGTACTGATCGTTACTGGTGCATTAGTTGGTAGCAGTGGGGCAATTCTTAGCTACATCATGTGTGAAGCCATGAACCGTTCATTTATTAGCGTAATCCTGGGCGGTTTTGGTGAAGGTAGTAGTGGTGCTGCACCTGCTGGCGAAGCTAAGCCTATGGGCGAAGCTACAGCAACCAATGTTGAAGAAGTAGCTGAACTACTTAACGATGCGAAAAGCGTGGTTATTGTACCTGGTTATGGCATGGCGGTAGCTCAAGCACAGCATTCCGTTTCCGACATTACCAAAATTCTGCGCAAGCAGGGTAAAGAAGTTCGTTTTGGTATCCACCCAGTAGCTGGAAGAATGCCTGGACACATGAACGTATTATTAGCAGAGGCGAATGTCCCTTACGATATAGTGCTAGAAATGGATGAGATTAACGATGATCTGTCTAATACTGATGTTGTCTTGGTAATTGGTGCAAACGACACCGTTAACCCCAGCGCACTAGACGATCCTGCTAGCCCCATTGCAGGTATGCCCGTAGTAGAGGTTTGGAAAGCTCAAAATGTGGTGGTAATGAAGCGCAGTCTGGGTATTGGTTATGCAGGGGTAGATAATCCTTTGTTCTATATGGATAATAATCAAATGTTATTCGGCGATGCGAAGCAAAATGTTAGCGCGTTGTTGAATGAGTTGTCTAAGAGCGAGAAGGAATTGGTTGCTGCTTAG
- a CDS encoding GxxExxY protein codes for MRENEVAREIVDAAYCIHTRLGAGLLESVYEAVMAYELQKRGLRFERQKPIPVVYEGMQLEEGFRADFIIEDLVIIELKSVEHIAPVHKKQLLTYLRLANKRLGLLINFNTDLIKNGITRIANNL; via the coding sequence GTGAGGGAGAATGAGGTTGCAAGGGAAATTGTGGATGCTGCGTATTGTATTCATACGAGGTTGGGTGCAGGTTTGTTGGAGTCGGTTTATGAGGCGGTGATGGCTTATGAGTTGCAGAAGCGAGGGTTAAGGTTTGAGAGACAGAAACCTATTCCTGTAGTTTATGAGGGGATGCAGTTGGAAGAGGGTTTTAGAGCAGATTTTATTATAGAAGATTTGGTGATTATTGAGTTAAAATCTGTAGAACATATCGCCCCAGTTCATAAAAAACAACTATTAACTTATCTCCGTCTGGCCAACAAACGCTTGGGTTTACTTATCAACTTCAACACCGATCTCATCAAAAACGGTATTACTCGCATTGCGAACAACCTGTAA
- a CDS encoding CAP domain-containing protein, which translates to MITAASSDAESLEMTNLVQQVHQQINQYRGSLNLAPLSLNALISEQAKIHSQDMAQQVVELGHQGFEGRIEALEANISYRSAAENVAYNQGYRNRADRAVIGWIESETHRQNIIGNYNLTGIGVAQNQEGEYYFTQIFILEN; encoded by the coding sequence ATGATAACAGCAGCCTCAAGCGACGCTGAAAGCTTAGAAATGACAAACTTAGTCCAGCAGGTTCATCAACAAATTAATCAGTATCGTGGCTCTTTGAATCTTGCTCCTTTGAGTTTAAATGCTTTAATTAGTGAACAAGCCAAAATTCACAGTCAAGATATGGCACAGCAAGTAGTGGAGCTTGGTCATCAGGGTTTTGAGGGCAGAATTGAAGCTTTAGAAGCTAATATTTCTTATCGCAGCGCAGCTGAAAACGTGGCTTATAACCAAGGCTACCGCAATCGGGCCGATAGAGCCGTAATAGGATGGATTGAAAGCGAAACTCATCGACAAAACATTATCGGCAACTATAATCTAACAGGTATTGGAGTAGCCCAAAATCAAGAAGGGGAATACTACTTCACGCAAATTTTTATCTTGGAAAATTAG
- a CDS encoding inositol monophosphatase family protein, whose product MSSQPSPRKILQTLLPHLRVAAGYAHQIQTKITSLPAKDAGDNILAAALSDADLSIQVLIEVALLGTYPDLAFYGEEYEQSRNTKYFSSTELNTNNYLITLDPIDGTKYYLDGFDNYQIILNILNADSYEAVIALSPAQDCYYYTIKNQGVYQGNLAQDLDDCTPLKITNPRQAILLGWGMAHLKPALQDKYQVIDIENCYSSSVQFPNYNGIFSGDLIGWITKRGKLIDSAALAFMAQQNGCIVTGFDGLPLPPLYTCKDYSYDGAIVANSPQIHQDLLAACRKLTSSTS is encoded by the coding sequence ATGTCTTCTCAACCTTCACCTCGTAAAATACTCCAGACGTTACTGCCACATTTGAGAGTAGCTGCGGGTTATGCGCACCAAATTCAAACCAAGATTACCTCTTTACCAGCTAAAGATGCAGGGGATAACATCTTAGCAGCAGCACTTAGTGATGCAGATTTATCGATTCAAGTTTTAATTGAGGTGGCTTTACTAGGAACTTATCCCGATCTTGCTTTTTACGGGGAAGAGTATGAACAATCACGCAATACTAAATATTTTTCTTCTACTGAATTAAACACAAATAATTATTTAATTACTTTAGATCCAATTGATGGTACTAAATACTATCTCGATGGCTTTGATAATTACCAAATTATTTTAAATATTCTCAATGCTGATAGTTATGAAGCAGTAATTGCTCTCTCTCCCGCACAAGACTGTTACTACTACACCATTAAAAACCAAGGAGTATATCAGGGAAATTTGGCACAAGATTTAGATGACTGCACACCATTAAAAATAACTAATCCTCGTCAAGCAATACTGCTTGGCTGGGGAATGGCACATTTAAAACCTGCATTACAAGATAAATATCAAGTAATTGATATTGAAAACTGTTATTCCTCTTCTGTTCAATTTCCTAACTACAATGGCATATTTTCAGGAGATTTAATTGGCTGGATTACTAAAAGAGGCAAATTAATCGATAGCGCAGCACTAGCTTTTATGGCGCAACAAAACGGCTGTATCGTAACTGGGTTTGACGGTTTACCTTTACCTCCTTTATACACCTGCAAAGATTATAGTTATGATGGCGCGATCGTGGCTAATTCTCCTCAAATACATCAAGATTTGTTAGCAGCCTGTCGAAAACTTACGAGCAGTACTTCATAA
- a CDS encoding fructosamine kinase family protein, producing the protein MWTEIAQAISQATGEKFAIAQTKSVNGGCINQSYQVSSNNAEYFVKLNDASQVEMFAAEALGLKQMYATQTITVPQPICYGTAANSSYIILQWLDLGGGNNSQSYQEMGRQLAAMHREGTSQRFGWEGNNTIGSTPQINIWTDSWADFFAEHRIGYQLKLAKRRGGSFPDTNKVINAVRNKLAARQPEASLVHGDLWSGNAAIATDGSPVILDPATYYGDRETDVAMTELFGGFPTAFYNGYNQVWQLDSGYQQRKSIYNLYHVLNHFNLFGGGYANQAKRIIGQIIS; encoded by the coding sequence ATGTGGACAGAAATTGCTCAAGCCATAAGCCAGGCGACAGGAGAGAAATTTGCGATCGCCCAGACAAAATCAGTCAACGGTGGCTGTATTAATCAAAGTTATCAAGTAAGCAGCAATAATGCAGAATATTTCGTCAAGCTAAATGATGCTTCTCAGGTAGAGATGTTTGCAGCAGAAGCTTTGGGTTTAAAGCAAATGTATGCTACGCAGACAATTACCGTGCCACAGCCGATCTGTTACGGAACGGCTGCTAATTCTAGCTATATTATCCTCCAATGGCTGGATTTGGGAGGCGGTAATAATAGTCAAAGCTACCAAGAAATGGGTCGTCAGTTAGCAGCAATGCACCGTGAGGGGACAAGTCAACGCTTTGGTTGGGAAGGCAACAACACCATCGGTTCTACTCCTCAGATTAATATCTGGACAGATAGCTGGGCGGATTTTTTTGCCGAACATCGTATCGGTTATCAGTTAAAACTAGCTAAACGTCGCGGGGGAAGTTTTCCTGATACAAATAAAGTAATTAATGCGGTCAGAAATAAACTAGCGGCTAGACAGCCTGAAGCCTCTTTAGTCCATGGCGATTTATGGTCGGGTAATGCTGCGATCGCAACTGATGGTTCACCCGTTATCTTAGATCCTGCTACTTATTATGGCGATCGCGAAACTGATGTTGCCATGACCGAACTGTTCGGCGGTTTTCCGACTGCTTTCTATAATGGCTACAATCAAGTGTGGCAATTAGACAGCGGTTATCAACAACGTAAGAGTATTTATAATCTCTATCACGTTTTAAATCATTTTAATCTCTTTGGTGGTGGATACGCTAATCAAGCTAAAAGAATAATTGGGCAGATAATTTCCTAA